One genomic segment of Oncorhynchus mykiss isolate Arlee unplaced genomic scaffold, USDA_OmykA_1.1 un_scaffold_215, whole genome shotgun sequence includes these proteins:
- the LOC118947907 gene encoding rho GTPase-activating protein 17-like, producing the protein MLSSVCLHPSLSPLSPLYSPAPNKLGDPTPTPRRTATLNRKQHHHASSPAFQPPLPPPEAGGVTQTQPVAEPQTQEQTLCGSTEAGQPGLAGGGGGGGQGVAPEVQVATGQQPLPLTQHSAEENSPGHDPTTTPAPLRNGGSQLTVGTPHSQAGCRGPSPHIGRRGTKKQAPAPPKQANPFVANVSTLGHSPAPNNPYPLIAPRRHSGKETPIHAPSHPPPQPPQSQGESDPSPPHTPTPPSTPPHDGPTSTPFTPLSSFHSGSLPRPTRPAPKPRSRPTVPPPRQPPTNDDSNGPSGSASKVITDASLNLKGIGRALIPEIMVDIQGESSAGHEPSPYPTPPLDPEIQSESTSL; encoded by the exons ATGTTGTCATCGGTGTGTCTtcacccctcactctctcccctctcccctctgtatAGCCCCGCTCCTAACAAACTGGGcgaccccacccccaccccacgtAGAACTGCCACTCTAAATAGAAAACAGCACCATCATGCTTCTTCGCCCGCCTTCCAGCCCCCTCTACCACCGCCAGAGGCTGGAGGAGTCACCCAGACCCAGCCTGTGGCTGAGCCCCAGACCCAGGAGCAAACTCTGTGTGGGAGTACGGAGGCTGGCCAGCCTGGCCTGgctgggggtggtgggggtgggggtcagGGTGTGGCACCAGAGGTCCAGGTGGccacagggcagcagcctctgcCTCTTACCCAGCACAGCGCTGAGGAGAATAG CCCTGGCCAtgaccccaccaccacccccgctcCCCTGAGGAACGGGGGCTCCCAGCTCACCGTGGGGACACCCCACTCCCAGGCAGGATGCAGGGGTCCTAGCCCCCACATTGGACGCAGAG GTACTAAGAAGCAAGCCCCTGCCCCACCCAAACAGGCCAACCCCTTTGTAGCTAATGTCTCTACCCTTGGCCACAGTCCCGCGCCTAACAACCCCTACCCCCTCATCGCTCCACGACGCCACTCTGGTAAAGAAACCCCCATCCACGCCCCCAGCCACCCGCCCCCACAGCCCCCTCAGTCTCAGGGGGAGTCAGACCCCTCTCCGccccacacccccacaccccctAGCACCCCTCCTCACGATGGTCCAACCTCCACCCCCTTCACCCCTCTATCCTCCTTCCACTCTGGCTCCCTCCCTCGCCCCACCAGGCCGGCTCCGAAGCCACGCTCCCGACCTACAGTTCCCCCGCCCCGTCAGCCGCCCACCAATGACGACAGCAACGGGCCCAGCGGCTCTGCCTCCAAGGTCATCACCG ATGCCAGCCTGAACTTGAAGGGGATTGGCCGAGCCCTTATCCCTGAAATTATGGTGGACATACAAGGGGAGAGCTCTGCTGGTCATGAGCCCTCCCCCTATCCAACCCCACCCTTGGACCCTGAGATCCAATCAGAGAGCACCAGTCTGTGA